ATATTTTAACTATTTTGTCATCTTTCATTACATGTATTCTTTTTATACGTTTCTTATTACGTCTAGTTGCATTGCGAAGAATACATAAAGAATCGACGCCTGCTATTTATTCGCTTTACCAATATCGTAAAGTAAAACTGGATATAAGCCCTTTTTCCTTTTGGAGAAACATTTACCTGAACCCCAATCGTCATAACAGATGTGAGCTGAAAGATATCTTTAAACATGAATATGTCCATGTTAAGAGCCTGCATACATTAGATGTGTTAGTGGTAGAAATTGTGTCTCTTGCGTGTTGGTTTAATCCTTTTATCTGGCTTTATAGAAATGCAATAAAAGAGAATTTAGAGTTTATTACAGACAGGCGGGTACTTATCGGTGGTGTAGACAAAAAAACTTATCAATACAGTTTGGTAAACATGCTTACGCAGAATAACCAACCTATTATCGGGAACAATTACAACCTACACGCTTTAAAACGGAGAATTATGATGATGAACAAACGCAGCTCGTCATATTTTAATTTAGGTAAATATGTATTTATGATCCCCGGTATTATTGTTTTCATATTAATATTTACAATTACAAAAGCTTATCAAGACAACCGACTGGACGGAGATCATGTTGTCCCACCAACGCCAACTCTTCTCAAAAATACTATTGAAGATAAGGCAGATACCCTACCATCACCAAAAACCGGTGAAAAAGAACCAGCGTTGGTCGTTCTAGAAGGGAAAAGTAATACTAAAACCTCTAAAGTAAGTGCAGGTTCCGCAAACTCAGATGAAGAGCCATTGTACGTACTTAATGGAGAAATAGTGCGTAACGGTCTGGATAAGATAAAACCTGAAGATATTGAGCGCATAGATGTGTTGAAAGATGCAAGAGCCACCGCCCTATATGGTGAGAGAGGGAAAAGCGGTGTGGTACTTATTACAACCAAGGTTGAAAAAAATATTCCCGTTAACGCATCCAGAAACTTGAAACAGAACAAAAAACCTACTAATCTCCGTGACCCCATGTATCTATTAGATGGTAAAGAAATAAATACTATCGCGTTTAATCGTCTTGATCCAAATGAAATAGCAGCAATGGAGGTTTTGAAAGGGGTGGAACGATCATCAACGATTAATGGATCAGTAGGTCGGAATGTAGTTAAAATCACCTCGAAGAAAGCAGCAAAAACGGATACGCTGCCAAAGGTAAGCACGGTAAAAATCAACAATGAAAAAACATTTATTTATGACTATAGGCTCGCAGGTGATTTCGGATTACCCGTGAAAACATTGCTGAAAAATAAACCTGAAGAAGCTTCTTCAACAGGAAAGGTTATAGCTGTAATCAGTGGAATAACCATCAAAAACAATAGTTACGAACAAGGAACGCTACCTGACGATATTACCATTATTATTGATGACGAGGAAGCAACTAGAGACGACTTAAACAAATTATCACCAAACGAAATACAAAGCTTCGAGGTGCTCAAAGATGAATTGAATAAAGGGATAATCAAAATCCAAACTAAAGAACATCTGAAACTTAAAAAAAAGCCAAAGGCACGAAAATAAGAACGGCACAAAATTTAGCAAGTACAATTTCATTTTTTTATGTTTGCTATTCAACAATTTAATAACAACAAACGATAATTTATTTCCCTTAGTAAACTAGTAAACGTGTATATAACGCTCCGTCAATAAGCGCTTCTTAAAATATTCAATTAAATAGAATCAGCGAACAGGGAGCCATCATCGGACTACCGAACGCCGGAAAAAAATTTGCCCTATCGGTTACCATTATGGTAAAGTTAGCGATTAAGCAATGGATTGTTAAATTATCGGATGGAGAGATCATATTAAAAAACACATGAAAAATCACCATATACCGGCTGGAAAAATAACTACTACCATTAGCAATCAGGTAGCAACCGTTATTTTTGAACATCCTTCCCATAATGCGCTTCCCTCCGATCTACTCAAGCAATTAGCAGCAGAGATAAGGAACTTAGGAAAAAACAAGGCAATAAATGTGATATTATTGACAAGTGCAGGGATAAAAACCTTTTGTGCGGGAGCCAATTTTGATGAACTTTTAACGATCAGAGATAGGGATTCGGGAAAGACTTTTTTCGCCGGATTTGCACATGTTATTAACGAAATACGCCTGTCCAGTAAACTCGTTATCGGTAGAGTACAGGGAAAGGCAATCGGTGGAGCAGTTGGATTGGCAGCCGCTTGCGATTATTGTTTCGCCCATGTAAATGCCCATATTAAATTAAGTGAACTAACCATTGGTATAGGTCCATTTGTAATAGCACCAGTGATCCAAAGGAAAATGGGACTAAATGCGCTTACACGATTATCGTTTAATCCAGAAATTTTTAGGAGTGCAGATTGGGCGATGAAATATGGATTATTTCAATCAGTTTATGAAGATATCGAACAATTGGACGAAGCCGTCCAGGAATTTTGTCAAAAGCTATCCAAATATCCACCAACTGCATTATCTGAACTGAAAAAGACACTTTGGCAGGGCACAGATCATTGGGATACTATGCTACTATCCCAAGCAGAAATCAGCGGAAGCTTAGTTGTTGAACAGCAGACAAAAACCCTATTGGAAAATTTTAAAAACAAAAAAAAATAACCATTTTTTACTACTTGATTTTAATTTTTTTTATATACATAAACTCCTTTTGTAATTATAATATCTTTTTTTCGTCACAAATTAATGGCATAATCCTGTGGTAGCAAATATTTACTACTTTTGATGCCGAATGAACGTTCAATTGGAAGCAACAGAAAAAAAGGAAAACATTTTAAACAGTATGTTGGAACTAATAGCGTCCCACGGTTTACAAGGTGTTTCTATGAGTTCGTTAGCAAAGAAAGCCAATGTGGCCGCGGGAACTATATACCATTATTTCGAGTCTAAGGATGCCATGATATTGGAGCTTTTTCAGTATGTGAGGACTTCAATAAATAACGAAATATTTAAAATAAAGGATCGAATAACGGATAACTATAAGGATAGGTTTCAGGGTATTTGGATGAATTTATGTCAATACTATATCGCTCATCCTGAGGTACTGAGTTTCATGGAACAGTTTTACAGTTCTCCTTTTCAGAAAAAAATTAAAGATCGCGATCTACAATTTAGAGAGAACAGTTTAACAGTTTTCTTTAAGTTAGGAGTAGATCAAAAACATATTAAATCAAATGATTTACATATTATTTCTTCAATATTTATAGGGAGTATTACCATTGCTGCCAAGAAACACATAAATGGTTATTATCCCGTTACCGATAAAGAACTGAGAATAATGGCCGCTATTATATGGGATGGCTTAAAATGCACACATTAAAAATATTACAAGTTATTACATAATTTATATATGAAGTATACCGCGATTAGTTTACTATTCTTTTTGTTAATCGGTCCTGTAGTAAATGCGCAGGATTCCATTCCGATGGTGGGGGGCGGTATCGCCCGCCAAGCATCTCTACAAGAGTGTATTGATTATGCGCTAGAACACCAGGCAACGGTACAACAAGCGCTTATTGATGAAGAAATTGGTAAAAAAGATATAGCTTCAGCCCTATCCGGCTGGTATCCTCAGTTGCGCGCTGACGCATCCTATAATTATAATATCAGGATACCAACGAATGTGATAGGAGGCCAAGTTATCCAATTTGGACAGAAAAACGTAGCCGCTTTAGTCTTTCAGGCAGATCAAACGATTTTGGATCCCGCCTTGTTACAGGCATCAAAAGCTGCAAAATATATTAAGCTCCAAAATGCGCAGAATACGGAAAGTAATCGAATAAATATAACAGTTGCCGTAAGTAAAGCCTTTTACGACATCCTGACCAGTGAGGAGCAAATTAAAATTATTGATGAGAATATTGCAAGGATTAAACGACAACTATCAGACGCAAAAGCACAATATGAGGCTGGGTTAGTTGATAAAACAGACTTCAAACGAGCACAGATTACCTTGGGCACTACAGAAGCCGATCGGAAAAGAACTGAAGAAACATTAAAATATAAATATGCTTTTTTAAAGGAGTTGATTGGTACAGACGTGAACAGCGATTTGCAATTATCATATGATGATGATACGATGGAACGGGAAATGCTCATGGATACCACACAAACTTTGGATTACAACCGTCGTATAGAATATCAACAGCTACAAACCCAGAGCAAACTCCAACAGCTAAACACTAGCTACAATAGGTGGACTTTTTTACCTAATATATCGGCATTTTATAATTATGCTTGGGATTATCGGGAAGACCATTTTTCGCGACTTTTTAACGTAGACTATCCTCGATCCGTATTGGGAGTAACGTTATCGCTGCCGATTTTTCAAGGAACAAGAAGAATTCAAGAGATTAGAAAATCCAAATTGCAGGAAGAACGAATTGATTGGGAAATAACCAATGTAAAAAATCAAATCAATACGCAATTTCAAGAGGCGTTGGCATCATATAAGGCAAGTTTGAATGACTGGAAGACGGCCAAAGAGAACGTTGAACTATCAAAGGATGTCTATAACACGATCAAATTGCAGTATGATGCTGGAATTAAGACTTATCTAGATCTTATGACCGCTGAAACAGATCTACGCACCACGCAGATAAACTATATTAATACCTTGTATGCGGTATTATCAAGTAAGCTAGACATTCAACAAGCACAAGGAGATATCCAATTTAAATCAACAAATTATTAACGATACAGAGTAATAATCCCATCATATGAACAATAATTATCTATCGGCCATTTTATTTATTGGTTCAATCGCAGTTTCTTCCTGTGGAGGAAATGACCAGCAAGGTTCACAACAAGGAGGAAATGCGCAAGTTACTGCCTATACGGTGACCAGAGAGGATGTAAACCTTAGCGATAGCTATCCTGGAAGCGTGGTCGCATTGAACCAGACCGAATTACGTGCGGAGGTGAATGGATATGTCACAGCAATATTGGCCGCAGATGGCAGCCAAGTCAGTAAAGGTCAGAAGTTATATGAGATTGATCGCATTCGTTATGAATCTGCGCAGCAACAGGCAAAAGCAAACCTCGAAATTGCCGAGTCTAACTTATTGAAAGTTGAAACGGATGTAAAAAGATATCAACAACTTTCAGATCAAGATGCTATTGCTAAACAAACACTAGACTATGCAATGACTGACCTCAGCAATGCTAAAGCTCAGGTTGCATCGGCAAAAGCATCATATATCTCAGCAACAACTGATCTCGATCGCTCAATTATCCGTGCGCCATTCAGTGGTACTATTGGTATATCAGAAGTAAGAGTGGGTGCTTTGGTAAGCGCTGGCACTACTTTACTGAATACGGTATCTTCAACTGATCCGATTGCAGTTGATATTCCGGTTAATGAAAGAGATATTCCAAGATTTATCGAACTACAAAAACAAGCGCCGGATTCTACTTTCAGGTTGACGTTACCTAATCAAGAGATTTATGACAAGCCAGGCAAACTAGCATTTATAGATAGGGCAATAAATCCTCAAACCGGTACACTTACTGCCAGGGTTGTATTCGGCAACCCCACTGGAATATTACGCGTAGGTATGAATACCAACGTATCGGTAGCTACGCACGATATCGGCCAGCAGCTAGTAATACCTACCAGGGCAATAACTTCCCAGTTAGGTGCTGTTTCCGTATTTACCATAAATAGTGATGGAAAAGTTAGCCAAACCAATGTAATCTTGGGGGGCATTGTAAAAGATAAGGTGATCGTACGTGATGGGCTTAATGAAGGGGACGTAATTGTTCTTGACGGTGTGCAAAACATTAGAGATGGTGTTGAGGTAGAGATAATTGACCCCAACAACTTACCGGCAGAAGGAGCGCAGCAGGAACAGGAATAAGGCATGCAAAACGTTAATTAGGGACGATTATACTTATATATTTAGAAAATAGACTATGATAGCTGACGTATTTATAAAAAGGCCCGTTACCGCCATGGTAATATCTATTGTGATACTACTTGTGGGGGCCATTTCCATCATAAATCTTCCTGTAAGTCAATACCCGGACATCACACCACCAACTGTTCAGGTAGAGGCTAATTATACAGGAGCTGATGCACAAACTGTTGAAGAAACCGTAGCTACGCCCACGGAAATACAAATCAATGGCACGCCCGGAATGGCTTATATGAGTTCCAATAGTACGAACAATGGTATGATGTCTGCTACTGTAACATTTGATATAGGTACAGATATCGATATCGCTGCGCTTGATGTGCAAAACCGGGTCAGTGTAGCCGAACCCACCTTGCCAGAAGCAGTCAGACGCTTAGGGATTACGGTTAGAAAGCGAAATCCAACCATTTTAATGGGGATTGCCCTGTATTCACCTAACGGCACCTATGACCGAAAATTTCTCTCCAACTACGCGAGTATTTACCTTAGAGATGCATTGTTACGGGTAAAGGGAGTAGGTGATGTAAGGAATGTTGGGCAGGACTTTAGCATGCGTATTTGGTTGAATCCTCATAAAATGTCTCAGCTAAATATTACTTCCAATGAAGTTACTGCTGCATTACAAGATCAAAATATGCAGGTGGCCGGTGGTCAGGTTGGCGTAAGTCCGCAAGACGAAGCGCAAGCCTTTGAGTATTCCATCTTATTGAATGGTCGCATCTCCGAAGAAGAAGAGTTTGAAAAGGTCATTATTCGGACAAATCCCGATGGTTCCATTGTTTACTTAAAGGATATCGCCCGCGTGGAACTTGGTCAGTTCAATTATAGCGCTGCGGCAACCACCAATGGGAAGCCCTCCACTATGCTGTTGGTTAACCAAATTCCAGGTGGTAATGCACTTGAAACGGCAGAAGGAATAACAGAGACACTGGAACAACTAAAAACAAGTTTTCCTAAAGATCTCGATTATACTGTAGGCTTCGAATCGATCACCGTGGTAAAAGTCTCCATTAATGAGGTTATCCATACCTTGGTGGAAGCGCTCGTGCTGGTAACACTCGTCGTATTTTTCTTTCTACAAAGTTGGCGGGCCACTTTAATCCCTATACTGGCCATACCGGTATCAATTGTTGGTACCTTCATATTCTTTATTCCATTGGATTTTACGATCAATACATTGACGTTGTTTGGTTTCGTGCTTTCCATAGGTATCGTGGTAGATGACGCTATTGTTGTTGTGGAAGCGGTCCAGCATTATATAGACAATGAAGGCCTATCGGCCAAAGAAGCGACGAGAGCAGCTATGAAAGATATATCGGCGCCAGTAATCGCCATTGCGCTTATTTTGGCAGCCGTATTTATCCCTGTTGGTTTTATCCCCGGGATGGTGGGCCGTTTGTACCAACAGTTTGCCATTACCATCGCCATTTCAGTATTGCTATCAGCCTTTGTAGCACTGTCACTTACACCGGCATTATGCTCCATCATGCTTAAACCTATGAAACTTGACGAAAATTCAAGAGGTTTAAATAAGTTCTTTTATAAATTCAATCGGTGGTTTGCTAAAACCACTGAAAATTATGGAAAAGGTGTACAATATGCTATCAAAAAAACACCTTTGGCTCTTGTAATGCTCGTTTGCATATATCTTGGTACAGGATTGTTATTTAAGGCCAAACCCACCGGTTTTATTCCGCAGGAAGACGAAGGACGGCTTTTCATTTCCATCACTCTTCCGGAAGGTGCCTCTACCTCACGTACCGCCGAGGTAATTGATTCTGTAGCAAGCATTATCCAAAACAAGTTTCCTCAATTTAGGACGTATACCGGTATTGCAGGATTAAATGCCCTTAATTTCTCTTTCAAAAGTAACTCCGCTACCTTCTTTACCCAATTAAAACCCTGGGACGAAAGAAAAGCTCCGGAAGATAAAATTGATGCGATCGTTGCTAATCTTAGGAAAGAGGTTTCGGGAATAAAAGGAGCGAATATTGTAGTGGTAACACCTCCCGCAATCCCAGGTATGGGTAATACTGGTGGTTTTAGCTTTATGTTGGAACAGCGCCAAGCTGGTAGTGTACAATCCTTTGAAGAGAACGTTAATAAGTTTATTATGGCGGCCAACCAGAGACCGGAAATTGCTATGGCCTATACGTTTTTTAATGCACAGACTCCCAGTTACCAGGTAAATATTGACCGGGAAAAAGCAAAGCGCATGGGAATTCCTCTGAATGCTATCTATAGCACCATTTCAAATTTTATGGGAAGTGCCTATATTAATGACTTCACACGTTTTGGAAGAAACTTCAGGGTGGTCACACAGGCAGAAAGTCAATATAGAAGTGATGTCGTCGATTTAAATGGCTATTATGTTACCAATAACGAAGGTGTACAAGTACCTATTAGTGCAATAGCGTCTTGGGATAGGGTAAAGAATGCCGCTTTGATTTCTCATTACAATCTTTTTAGGTCGGCCGAGATAAACGGAGATGCCGCTCCCGGTTATAGCAGCGGACAGGCCATGCAGGCGCTGGAAGAGGTCGCATCTGAAGTATTACCCACAGGTTATGGTTATGATTTTTCCGGACTCAGTCTCGAAGAAGCAAGTGCAGGCAATACGACCACTATTATCTTTATGTTGTCAATTATTTTTGTATTTCTATTATTGGCAGCATTATACGAAAGTTGGTCAGTACCATTTTCTATCATATTATCGGTACCACTTGGCGCTTTTGGGGCTATAGTAACCTTGATGTTCATTCCTAAACTAACCAACAATATCTATGCACAGATCGGATTGATTACACTGATAGGCTTATCAGCCAAAAATGCTATCCTGATTGTTGAATATGCAAAAGAAAGGTTGGATTGGGGAATGGGACTTCTACCTGCGACTATAGAGGCAGTTAAG
This Olivibacter sp. SDN3 DNA region includes the following protein-coding sequences:
- a CDS encoding enoyl-CoA hydratase/isomerase family protein; amino-acid sequence: MKNHHIPAGKITTTISNQVATVIFEHPSHNALPSDLLKQLAAEIRNLGKNKAINVILLTSAGIKTFCAGANFDELLTIRDRDSGKTFFAGFAHVINEIRLSSKLVIGRVQGKAIGGAVGLAAACDYCFAHVNAHIKLSELTIGIGPFVIAPVIQRKMGLNALTRLSFNPEIFRSADWAMKYGLFQSVYEDIEQLDEAVQEFCQKLSKYPPTALSELKKTLWQGTDHWDTMLLSQAEISGSLVVEQQTKTLLENFKNKKK
- a CDS encoding TolC family protein, which translates into the protein MKYTAISLLFFLLIGPVVNAQDSIPMVGGGIARQASLQECIDYALEHQATVQQALIDEEIGKKDIASALSGWYPQLRADASYNYNIRIPTNVIGGQVIQFGQKNVAALVFQADQTILDPALLQASKAAKYIKLQNAQNTESNRINITVAVSKAFYDILTSEEQIKIIDENIARIKRQLSDAKAQYEAGLVDKTDFKRAQITLGTTEADRKRTEETLKYKYAFLKELIGTDVNSDLQLSYDDDTMEREMLMDTTQTLDYNRRIEYQQLQTQSKLQQLNTSYNRWTFLPNISAFYNYAWDYREDHFSRLFNVDYPRSVLGVTLSLPIFQGTRRIQEIRKSKLQEERIDWEITNVKNQINTQFQEALASYKASLNDWKTAKENVELSKDVYNTIKLQYDAGIKTYLDLMTAETDLRTTQINYINTLYAVLSSKLDIQQAQGDIQFKSTNY
- a CDS encoding TonB-dependent receptor plug domain-containing protein, with protein sequence MADLFIYLLKVNLGILLFYLGYHWLLSRLTFYNLNRLYLLFGLLFSTIYPLIDITNILYKRQTLSPSVISWTPNWQELQQTTTPHFSLVDILTILSSFITCILFIRFLLRLVALRRIHKESTPAIYSLYQYRKVKLDISPFSFWRNIYLNPNRHNRCELKDIFKHEYVHVKSLHTLDVLVVEIVSLACWFNPFIWLYRNAIKENLEFITDRRVLIGGVDKKTYQYSLVNMLTQNNQPIIGNNYNLHALKRRIMMMNKRSSSYFNLGKYVFMIPGIIVFILIFTITKAYQDNRLDGDHVVPPTPTLLKNTIEDKADTLPSPKTGEKEPALVVLEGKSNTKTSKVSAGSANSDEEPLYVLNGEIVRNGLDKIKPEDIERIDVLKDARATALYGERGKSGVVLITTKVEKNIPVNASRNLKQNKKPTNLRDPMYLLDGKEINTIAFNRLDPNEIAAMEVLKGVERSSTINGSVGRNVVKITSKKAAKTDTLPKVSTVKINNEKTFIYDYRLAGDFGLPVKTLLKNKPEEASSTGKVIAVISGITIKNNSYEQGTLPDDITIIIDDEEATRDDLNKLSPNEIQSFEVLKDELNKGIIKIQTKEHLKLKKKPKARK
- a CDS encoding efflux RND transporter periplasmic adaptor subunit, which produces MNNNYLSAILFIGSIAVSSCGGNDQQGSQQGGNAQVTAYTVTREDVNLSDSYPGSVVALNQTELRAEVNGYVTAILAADGSQVSKGQKLYEIDRIRYESAQQQAKANLEIAESNLLKVETDVKRYQQLSDQDAIAKQTLDYAMTDLSNAKAQVASAKASYISATTDLDRSIIRAPFSGTIGISEVRVGALVSAGTTLLNTVSSTDPIAVDIPVNERDIPRFIELQKQAPDSTFRLTLPNQEIYDKPGKLAFIDRAINPQTGTLTARVVFGNPTGILRVGMNTNVSVATHDIGQQLVIPTRAITSQLGAVSVFTINSDGKVSQTNVILGGIVKDKVIVRDGLNEGDVIVLDGVQNIRDGVEVEIIDPNNLPAEGAQQEQE
- a CDS encoding TetR/AcrR family transcriptional regulator; the protein is MNVQLEATEKKENILNSMLELIASHGLQGVSMSSLAKKANVAAGTIYHYFESKDAMILELFQYVRTSINNEIFKIKDRITDNYKDRFQGIWMNLCQYYIAHPEVLSFMEQFYSSPFQKKIKDRDLQFRENSLTVFFKLGVDQKHIKSNDLHIISSIFIGSITIAAKKHINGYYPVTDKELRIMAAIIWDGLKCTH
- a CDS encoding efflux RND transporter permease subunit, with product MIADVFIKRPVTAMVISIVILLVGAISIINLPVSQYPDITPPTVQVEANYTGADAQTVEETVATPTEIQINGTPGMAYMSSNSTNNGMMSATVTFDIGTDIDIAALDVQNRVSVAEPTLPEAVRRLGITVRKRNPTILMGIALYSPNGTYDRKFLSNYASIYLRDALLRVKGVGDVRNVGQDFSMRIWLNPHKMSQLNITSNEVTAALQDQNMQVAGGQVGVSPQDEAQAFEYSILLNGRISEEEEFEKVIIRTNPDGSIVYLKDIARVELGQFNYSAAATTNGKPSTMLLVNQIPGGNALETAEGITETLEQLKTSFPKDLDYTVGFESITVVKVSINEVIHTLVEALVLVTLVVFFFLQSWRATLIPILAIPVSIVGTFIFFIPLDFTINTLTLFGFVLSIGIVVDDAIVVVEAVQHYIDNEGLSAKEATRAAMKDISAPVIAIALILAAVFIPVGFIPGMVGRLYQQFAITIAISVLLSAFVALSLTPALCSIMLKPMKLDENSRGLNKFFYKFNRWFAKTTENYGKGVQYAIKKTPLALVMLVCIYLGTGLLFKAKPTGFIPQEDEGRLFISITLPEGASTSRTAEVIDSVASIIQNKFPQFRTYTGIAGLNALNFSFKSNSATFFTQLKPWDERKAPEDKIDAIVANLRKEVSGIKGANIVVVTPPAIPGMGNTGGFSFMLEQRQAGSVQSFEENVNKFIMAANQRPEIAMAYTFFNAQTPSYQVNIDREKAKRMGIPLNAIYSTISNFMGSAYINDFTRFGRNFRVVTQAESQYRSDVVDLNGYYVTNNEGVQVPISAIASWDRVKNAALISHYNLFRSAEINGDAAPGYSSGQAMQALEEVASEVLPTGYGYDFSGLSLEEASAGNTTTIIFMLSIIFVFLLLAALYESWSVPFSIILSVPLGAFGAIVTLMFIPKLTNNIYAQIGLITLIGLSAKNAILIVEYAKERLDWGMGLLPATIEAVKLRLRPIIMTSVAFILGVFPLALSSGAGAVSRQTIGWTVVGGMFAATLLALFIVPVLFVIISRIAYGKKKLQELEANYNPDEHSHKSH